Below is a window of Nicotiana tabacum cultivar K326 chromosome 19, ASM71507v2, whole genome shotgun sequence DNA.
AAGATGCTCACTTTAAATCTTCTTCCATCCACTAATGTCACTCTCTCCAAATCCCTCCTCAAGTACTCTTTTGATCCAAATCTGGTAAGCAGAAACCAAAAGCTGAGAGATTTGTGCTCTCCTGCTCTCCCTTTCACCAAACCCTCTGGTTCTAGAAATGGCCACCCTTTTACGTGTTCTGCAAATCCCAGTTCTCAGATCTCTCAATCAAGATTGGATTTTTCCAAAATCTTGAGACACCCATTTGGATTTTCTTCAAGAAATAAAACTCAGATACTTGAAGCAGCCTCTGGAACCCCAGAAGAAGTGAGCCCAGATGGGGAGATTGAAGCTTCAAAGCCTAAAGTGAATATGAAACTGGCTCTCATTTTTGGTCTGTGGTACTTTCAGAACATTGTGTTTAACATATATAACAAGAAGGTATTGAACATCTTTCCTTATCCATGGCTTCTTGCTTCTTTCCAGCTATTTTGTGGTTCTGTTTGGATGTTAATTCTGTGGTCTTTTAAGCTGCAACCTTGTCCAAAGATAAACAAATCATTCATCATTGCCCTTCTTGGACCTGCCTTGTTTCACACTATAGGCCATATCTCAGCTTGTGTTTCATTTTCTAAAGTGGCTGTTTCTTTCACTCATGTTATTAAGTCTGCAGAACCTGTTTTCTCTGTTGTGTTTTCGTCATTTCTTGGTGATACATATCCTCTAGCAGTCTGGCTTTCAATTCTTCCTATTGTCTTTGGTTGCTCTTTGGCTGCTGTTACTGAAGTGTCCTTCAATATTGGGGGCTTGTCCGGTGCTATGATCAGTAATGTCGGGTTTGTTCTTCGCAACATTTATTCGAAAAGGAGCTTACAGAATTTTAAGGAAGTGGATGGCTTGAACCTGTATGGTTGGATAAGTATAATATCATTGTTTTATCTATTTCCAGTAGCAGTGTTTGTGGAAGGTTCCCAATGGGTCACAGGTTATCACAAAGCTCTTGCAACTATAGGAAAACCTTCTACATTTTATATATGGGTTCTCTTATCCGGAATTTTCTACCATCTATATAACCAATCTTCTTACCAAGCGCTGGATGATATTAGTCCCCTGACGTTTTCGGTGGGTAATACAATGAAGAGAGTGGTGGTGATTGTCGCCACTGTGTTGGTATTCAGGAATCCAGTCAGGCCTCTAAATGCACTTGGCTCCGCTATTGCCATATTTGGAACTTTCTTGTACTCACAGGCAACGGCTAAAAAACCAAAGAAAGAGGCAGTGGAAAAGAAGGAATAGGAAGACGGTTGTTTCTGTAGGACTCAGGCACTTTTGATCGATGGATATTGATTTTTCTTACTTCAAAAAAGAAACTTTATCAATTCCAGGATTTCCTGTCTGATGTATGCCTCCTTTTCACTGTATTGCCTTTTTGTTTCCATGGTTTATCTAGTGGCTTATACTTGAGTCTATCTCTCTGAAACTTCGGCGATGATGTTCCAAATCGATTTTGATTGAGTTTAGGTGGATACCTTGCTGTTCTATCAAACTTATCCTGCTTACATGTTTCCAATTATTATTGTAGGCTCAGTTCTGCAGAAATGAACACATATAAGACATTACTAATGTCAAAAGGACATAATGCATGCTTGAATTTGTGTAATTTTAGGTTACAGCTAGTCTTATTGGGTTCCTTATTTGTTGAAACAGTATGCATGCGGATGCCTCTACCTCCCCGGCACCCCAACTAAATCGTGTAGAACCGACTTATTTGTGAATGGATTCGTGAATATTATATCAAAGTTAGCAACTTAGCATATTAATTTTGTGTAtgagtgtgtttgtgtgtgttttATTTGAGTAGTCATAGTCTCATAGATGTATAGATGTTTATGTTTCTATTACAAGGTCATTGTATATTATGTGACATAGAAAAATGATGTGATTATTGTACCTAAGATGGTGCTATGTTGCTTTAGCAATATAAACAATGAAAGAGATATTTCTCTGAGGATGGATGTTATAATGTCAGTGATAAGCTTATCTACAATGAATTAAAAACAAAGGTTATTTAGTAATAGCAAGTGCTATGATCTATATAAATTCGCATTTGATTTGTATTGCATAATTGCTTGCTCTTGTCAGAATTAAGTACAAATGACTTTACTGTTGTGACATCTCAACCATTTAGTTATTGCTTTCAATGATTCTTGAACTCCTTCTCTGCTGTGAAAAATATGCACCTTAAGCCTGTAGCTCCTTTTGAAACATACTTCTGTCCCATGATTGACATGAACATTTAGCAGATTTCAAATCTCTAAGTGCAGCGCTTTCAAGTGGCTGGTATTCGTCAAACTTATTATATTGTGCTATtgccttcttcttttttcacctTTTGGTAGTAGGCATTTTGTGACATGATTTCTTTAACCTCCAACATTacttgatatctttgaaccaAAAATGATGTCATTTGATTTGTCAAGAAAGTATACGATATAGTCGGAGATACTTTGCGACAATGAGAAAGAGGAAGGAGTTATATCTCTCTTCTCTAGCTACCTGAGAGATAGGCTGGTAGGAAAGAAGTGGGAAAAGCAGTTCTTCTGAACATCAAATAACCAGCCCTATATTTAACAATTATCACATTTATGAGAATTATGGTCTAAAATTTGTCAGCCTCTAATACTTATCAAAAAATGTCATTTTACTTCCTGTAGTATCAGATAGCTCTGGAATGAATAATTGTCTTTCATTAAGTGCAAGCAGTTGCTTGGTGATTTTAACAAAGATAGTGTTTTGTAAGCCAGTAACTGATGCCTGCTGTAGATCCAGTCTTTAGCTTGGTTGACTATGGTTACTGAAAGGAATGGTACTATGGTTGAGGTTAATTGTGATGCAGAGTTTATGAATATTTCACTACCTTGATTAAGTGCTCCAAGAAAAAATATTTGACTATAGTGGTCTTAAGCTAATATTCCTGAGTCAATGTTTAGTGCCTCTGAAGATCACTactaaggggttgtttggtatgATGGATTAGCAAAAATAGTCCTTGTATCAAAAGTTAGTACCGCCTTATCCCTTGTTTGGTTACTAATCATGGGATAAATTATCCCATGATTAAAAATAACACCAGAACAACTTATACATGCCAGAGGGTGGAATAGTAATCACAGGATAAGTTACCCCGGATAAAACAGTAAAATTGACAATTTCAggattaatacaacataccaaacaatcaaTAAAATATAATACTAGGATAACTAATCCAAGCATAACTTGTCTTCAAACCAAATGACTCCCGAGTGCAGGGGCGGATCCAGTGAATTAGATATGGGTTCCCGTGAACTCAGTAACTTTTGTCTAGATCcggtatttgtattaaaaaatttattagatATATAAGAATATTTAGCTTGGAACCCAGTCCGGTAATCCAGTTATGATTGTATATTAACTTAAAGGAACCCATAAACTTAAAATTCTGGATCCAATACTAAACATATTATGAGGAGTCACATTTGATGTTTGGcattttcctcttaaagatcCAGAACGAGAAATTTCTGGAGTTTACCTCTCTTACCTAGACAATGTGTTGGATCAGCGCAAAGTTAAAAGCAAAATGCTAACTTGGTCCAAAAGGTGTTACAGTCGGTCAACGAGCGGAGTAATTTGCATTGGTTCTTCAGTTTTTGCACAAGTAGCTATACAGATTGTGCGCATAGAAAGTTAAGCTCAGACATTGGCCTATTGATCTAGCGTTAAAATGATTACATGGGTGTTATGGGTAGGTTTGAAAcggttttgaaatatttaagttcatattttggattttcacGGGTTAAAGTTATATTCTATTAACCAAACTTGTAATCGTGATTATATTTCAgataagcaaaaaagaaaaaaataaaagagagcaaACTAAATCAAAACGTTAATGATGTTTTTTTCTAAAACTAGGTTCACGTTCTTTGCTTGGAAaggaaagtaaaaaaaattattagatataatataatattatgaGAAGCTatgtgtatacggtcgaaatagatttcagccTTCGTATGATCGATCGACTTCGAAACATAATCGATCGAAGCAAGACTTCGAGACGGGTTCTGAAGATGGTACAAACGAGCTTCGAGCCCGAGGGGCCGATATCCTTATCGAGCCCGAATCCAAATCGAGCTATGATGCAAAGTGAAGTTATCGAGCTCATGATCCAGAGGCCGACCAACATCGATCTCGAATCAATTCAAGGGTccaagtcagaatcgagctcaagccaagatcgagagctcgagtcaagacctAAAACtcaagtcaatatcgagctcatagacaagagtcattgcaatcccactagaggagagaatctcgGCAGGAATTGTGAAAaagttgatttatcatgggtctgccactatgtatttttaattatatctaaagtaagatccctctactataaaatgGATGGTTATCATTTCGGTAGAGGGAGGTTTTTATGCTTATATTGTAATCCAAATACCATATTCTCCCATAGTGAAGAGTTGTTCTTTCAAGTGTTTTAAATTGATTCCATTTGTTTAGTCCTAAATTTCATCTTCTTTGCAATCTTATCTATTTAGCATTCTTTGCGATCCATATTGGGTATTTCTATTTATctctacgatttgtattgagttgcaccacgtatccttagaactacatacaaattcaactctatccattttttgggtaaacagtttggtgcccaccgtggggctaaggatagcagtggttatttgatacgaatctgaaaAAATACGCCATTGTGTTTTGCGCTTGTTTCCGGAAAAATCTTGAATTTCGAAGTAGCTACGACTGACCaccaatcaaatggcttcaccaATCGACAACGAAGCCGGTCTTCAGGACGAaaacaacaacttgacacccagtatCGAAAGACCACTTGTAAAcgccgttggagctcgaatcggAGCACCAATAGATATCAATTCACATGTAGCCATTAAAGCGAACCTACATGCTGAACCCGagaatagcattcatggtggtactcgatctgcagctcgagatacccataacgtcgaggaaaacggtgttagcttgcgtatgattttcgaaatgttgcaagcccaacaggcagcaatagctcagttgcagagccaaacccagctacaaaGCAGGCCGAAGCCCAATCCacctcgagaaatcacccacagaatgGAGCCAGCtatagtgaagtcaaatgagcaataatcggggactactcccgaaattgctaaattgctcgaggaactcacaaagcgagtcgaagccaacgataaaaaagtagaaacttataactctagggtcgatcagatcccgggagctccaccaatgataaaagggttggattcgaaaaaattcgtgcaaaaaccttttccctcgagcgcagccccgaaaccaatccccaaaaaattccgtatccCCGAaatcccaaatataacggaacgaccgatcccaacaagcacgtcacttcttacacctgtgccatcaagggcaatgatttagaagacggtgaaatcgaatccgtgttgttaaaaaaatttggagagaccctctcgaagggggcaatgatttggtatcacaacctactaccaaattccatcgactcatttgccatgttagcagattcttttgtgaaagcacatgccggcgccataaaagttgcaacaaggaaatcggacctcttcaaggtaagacaaaaggataacgagatgctgagggagttcgtatctcgttttcaaatggaacgaatggacttgCCACCAGTCAcggacgattgggctgttcaggctttcactcaaggtttgaacgaatgaAGTTCGACGGCTTCATGGCGGTTAAAGCATAACCTAATCGAATACCCAGCCATCACGTGGGCCGACGTGCACAATCAGTACTAataaaaaattagggtcgaagatgatcaattggggtctGAACCCGTTGTTCGAAGGGATACTAATTGAGAACGAGGTCCGATCGAGGATCGATACCAACCGTACAACGGAAGCCACAAAGTTAGTGAATCGAGACATAACATCGGGCagaataacaaaagaagtgattGAGGTCAAGGGTCccgggggctgatgaacagaagTAGGTTCGATAGGCCTGCCAGATCTAaggaagcacctcggttatcggaatataacttcagcattgataCATCCGCCATCGTTTCGGCCATCGGACACAttaaagacactaaatggcctcgacctatgcagaccgatcctgctcagaggaatcccaatcaaatgtgcgaatatcatggcacccatggccacaagACGGAAGATTgtaggcaactaagagaggaagtagcccggttattcaacaaagggcaccttcgagaatatTTGAGCGATAGGGCGaggaaccattttaaaaatagggatttcggcaagcaaaacgaacaagaagaaccacagcacatcattcatatgatcatcggcgtcgccgatacccctcagggaccagtgcttaaacgcactaagacatcgattgtgagagaaaagtgatctcgaactcaagaatacacacccataggaactttgtccttcaacgatgaagatgaagaaggattcatacaacctcataacgatgcactggtaatatctgtactcatgaataaaactaaagttaagcgtgtgttgattgatccaggtagctcggctaacatcatcagattgaaggtcgtagaacagctcggcctgcaggaccagatcgtacccgcaaacctggttctaaatggattcaatatggtatgtgaaaccaccaaaggcgagataattctaccaATAAACATGGCCGGAATCATCCAGGAAGTGAAGTTTcacgtaatcgaaggcgacatgagatacaacgcccttttcggaaggccatggatccacaacatgagagctgtaccttcgaccctacaccaggtcctcaaattcccaacatcgagaggaGTCAAAACAATGTagggagaacaaccagccgcgaGAAAAATGTTCACCGTCGAGGAAGCGAAACCAATATCCTCTCCTTCGCCAATAAAGACATCGGGCTCAGAAGGGGAGcgagataccaaatagcaatcacaaacatcGGCTTTGACCCAACCAGAtaaccagaagatcgaagaagatgatgatcagaggatccctcgatccttcgtgattTCCGATGACTCTGACACCACAAAATCAATgattgaggaactggagcaagtcacactaatcgagcactggcccgaacggaaggtatacctgggaatggggttgagccccgaactcaggaagaaacttattcaattCCTTATCAATAACAATGATtgctttgcctggtcccatttagatataacagggatcccaccggacataacgatgcatcggctaagcttggaccctaggttcagaccgatGAAGCAAAAGAGGAGACCCCCGTCcaaggtaaagcacgcattcataaaggacgaggtaaccaaacttctcaagatagggtccattcgggaggtgcaatatcccgaatggttagccaatgtagttgtagtgcctaaaaagggaacaaacttagaatgtgtgtggattataaggatttgaacaaagcatgccccaaagattcctttctgctgcccaacatcgatcgcatgatcgatgccacggccggccacgagatcctcacttttctcgatgcctattcagggtataatcaaatccagatgaacccggaggaccaggaaaagacttcatttgtcaccaaatatggaacatattgttataatgtgatgcccttcaggctaaaatatgcaggggctacttaccaacgcctagtaaataaaatattcgaagaacaaataggtaaatcaatggaagtttatattgatgacatgctagttaagtccctgcgcgtagaggaccatttgacccatttgcaggaaacgttcgatattttgaggaaatacaacatgaagctcaaccccaaaaaatgtgcttttggggtcggttcgggcaagttcctcgacttcatggtgtcaaatcggggaatcatgattaaccccgataaaatcaaggccatcgaagacatcaccatcgtggacagcaTGAAAGCTGTAcagaggctaacgggacggattgcagccttaggccgattcatttcgagatcattagatcgaagtcacaaatttttctctctactaaaaaagaagaacgattttgcttggaccccagaatgccaacaggcattagaggaactaaaacgatATCAATCGAGTCCACTGctacttcatactccaaaaacagacgaaaaactttgcttgtacttggcagtatcggaaatcgcagtaagcggtgtcctagttcgagaagagcaatgtacgtaatttcctgtttattatataagtcggaccttaggagaagcagaaactaggtatccgcacctagaaaaattggcacttgcagtgataagcgcctctagaaagttaagaccgtactttcaatgtcaccccatatgcgtattaaccacttaaccgcttcgtaatattttgcacaggcccgaactatcaggccgattggccaaatgggccgtcgaacttagtgggtacgatatcaaatatcaacaccgtacggccatcaagtctcaaattttagcagacttcatggccgatttcacgccaaccctcgtacccgaagtcgaaaaagaactcatgttaaaatcgggtacttcatcgggggtatggaccctttttacggatgggGCTTCGAAAgcgaaggggtccgggctaggcatagttttaaagccacccacgggtaacactattaggcaatctattaaaactaccaggttgactaacaacgaggccgagtatgaggccatgattgcaggtctcgagccagctaaaaacttgggagcagaagtcattgaagctaagtgtgactctttgctgatagtaagtcaagtaaacaaaaccttcaaagtttgagaagatagaatgcaaaggtattttgacaaactacatgtcactttgcacgatttcaaacaatggactttacagcatgttccacgagagcaaaacagtAAGGCTGATGtacttgcgaatttgggatcatcggtcgatgaaggtgacttgagctcggagactgtcgttcaactctcgagatccgtgatcgaagaaggtcatgccgatataaattctacgagcttaacctgggataggagaaataagtatattgaatacttaaagaacggaaggctcccatcggaccctaaagattcaagggccctacggactaaagctgctcggtTCACGTTGGCTTCAGATAGAAcgctataccgaaggacattcgatagaccattggcagtatgtttaggtccaggagataccgattacatcctacgtgaggtacacgagggcacttgtgggaatcactccagTGCTGATCcgttagtccgaaaaataatcagggcagggtattattggatcgatatgggcaaagatgcgaaggaatttgttcgaaaatatgacaaatgtcaaaggtttgcaccaatgatccatcaacccggagagcaacttcactcagtcctatccctatggccattcatgaaatggagaATAGATATCGtaggccctctgccatcgaccccaggtaaagctaaatttattttatttatgactgactatttctctaaatgggttgaagcacatgcgttcgagaaagtaagagagagagagtttatatactttatctgggatcatatcgtatgtcgattcgggatacctgccgaaatagtgtgtgacaatgggaaacaatttattggcagcaaagtgacgaaattcttcgaagatcacaaaataagaaggatattatcaacacagtatcaccccagtgggaacggacaggccgaattaacgaacaaaactatcattcaaaacctgaagaagaggctgaacgacgctaaaggaaaatggagagaaatcctacccgaagtcctttgggcatatcgaacaacgtcaaaatctagtacggAGGCAACCCTATTCTCCTTAGTAGATGGGTCCGAAGCCTTGATACCAGTCAAAGTCGatgaacccagtgccagattttgatacacaacagaagaatcaaataacgaggctatgaacactaccctcgaattattggatgaaaaacgagaagctgctctcgtccaattggccgcccaaaagaaacgaatcgaaagatactacaattgaagaaccaagctccgccattttaaGCCCGGGGagttagtgctaaggaaagtcaccctcaatacccgaaattcaaacgaaggaaaactaggaccaaactgggaaggaccatatcaggttctcgagaGCATCGAAAagggatcatacaagctcggtattataaacggcaaacaactatcaagcaattggaatgtatcacatctaaaatgatactactgttaaggtacgaccctctcatattcatttacatttcaaaactaacccctgcagaagtccggtcaggagctaagatggatccttcaatacgaagccttaggtctgaaagcacgcgttgcactcttttttccttagaccagttttatcccaaatgggtttttcggcaaggtttttaatgaggaaaccaATGATCGTGCTATACTTGGAAACAACacgacagtatccgaggcctctttgcaatcgacctcgaatactggggggcattagcccttaaatatatcaagttctgatgcaagaaagttatttcacaaCAACAGGGTTCTAATAGGAAAatgttgtaagagccaaatggtcaaacgaaccatgctcatgtagttggccaagccctgacgcaaaacatgaacacatgtataatg
It encodes the following:
- the LOC107831852 gene encoding xylulose 5-phosphate/phosphate translocator, chloroplastic produces the protein MLTLNLLPSTNVTLSKSLLKYSFDPNLVSRNQKLRDLCSPALPFTKPSGSRNGHPFTCSANPSSQISQSRLDFSKILRHPFGFSSRNKTQILEAASGTPEEVSPDGEIEASKPKVNMKLALIFGLWYFQNIVFNIYNKKVLNIFPYPWLLASFQLFCGSVWMLILWSFKLQPCPKINKSFIIALLGPALFHTIGHISACVSFSKVAVSFTHVIKSAEPVFSVVFSSFLGDTYPLAVWLSILPIVFGCSLAAVTEVSFNIGGLSGAMISNVGFVLRNIYSKRSLQNFKEVDGLNLYGWISIISLFYLFPVAVFVEGSQWVTGYHKALATIGKPSTFYIWVLLSGIFYHLYNQSSYQALDDISPLTFSVGNTMKRVVVIVATVLVFRNPVRPLNALGSAIAIFGTFLYSQATAKKPKKEAVEKKE